A region from the Rhodocyclaceae bacterium genome encodes:
- the upp gene encoding uracil phosphoribosyltransferase has translation MPTNSAPRAALDLQVVDHPLAGHKLTCLRDRDTPIALFRSTVRELGRLLAFAATTDLPLASRAIQTPLAPMQAPWVDESRVMVVPVLRAGLPLADAFCELMPSAAVGHVGVYRDAQARPVEYLVKLPAPSPSAATRCFVVDPMLATGHSAAHAIDVLVAHGFPIGDIRMVAILAAPEGLDLLGQRFPGLRVHVAAIDQRLDDNAYIVPGLGDAGDRMFGTRH, from the coding sequence ATGCCGACGAACAGCGCGCCGCGTGCCGCCCTCGACCTGCAGGTGGTCGACCATCCACTGGCCGGGCACAAGCTGACCTGCCTGCGCGACCGGGACACGCCGATCGCGCTGTTCCGGTCGACCGTACGTGAACTCGGACGCCTGCTCGCGTTCGCCGCTACCACGGACCTGCCGCTGGCCTCGCGTGCGATCCAGACGCCGCTGGCGCCGATGCAGGCGCCCTGGGTCGACGAGTCGCGGGTGATGGTGGTGCCGGTGCTGCGCGCGGGGCTGCCGCTCGCGGACGCCTTCTGCGAACTGATGCCGTCGGCCGCGGTCGGCCATGTCGGGGTCTACCGCGATGCACAGGCACGGCCGGTGGAGTACCTGGTGAAGCTGCCGGCGCCGTCGCCGTCGGCCGCCACCCGCTGCTTCGTGGTCGATCCGATGCTGGCCACCGGCCATTCGGCCGCGCATGCGATCGACGTGCTGGTCGCGCACGGTTTTCCGATCGGCGACATCCGGATGGTGGCCATCCTCGCCGCGCCCGAGGGCCTCGACCTGCTCGGACAGCGCTTCCCGGGGCTGCGCGTGCACGTCGCCGCGATCGACCAGCGGCTCGACGACAACGCGTACATCGTTCCGGGACTGGGCGACGCCGGCGACCGCATGTTCGGCACCCGGCACTGA
- the uraH gene encoding hydroxyisourate hydrolase, with translation MGKLSTHVLDTARGCPAPGVRIDLARIDGSQRVELKTVFTNADGRTDQPLLDMHELDVGRYELTFHVGDYFRVAGVALASPAFLDTVPLRFAVSDPQAGYHVPLLVSPWSYSTYRGS, from the coding sequence ATCGGAAAACTGTCCACCCATGTGCTCGACACCGCGCGCGGCTGTCCCGCGCCCGGCGTGCGCATCGACCTCGCGCGCATCGACGGCAGCCAGCGGGTCGAACTGAAGACGGTGTTCACCAACGCCGATGGACGCACCGACCAGCCGCTGCTCGACATGCACGAACTGGATGTCGGCCGCTATGAACTGACCTTCCATGTCGGCGATTACTTCCGGGTCGCCGGGGTCGCGCTTGCGTCGCCCGCCTTCCTTGATACGGTGCCGTTGCGCTTTGCGGTGTCGGACCCTCAGGCCGGCTACCACGTCCCGCTGCTGGTGTCGCCCTGGAGCTATTCCACCTACCGCGGGAGTTGA
- the uraD gene encoding 2-oxo-4-hydroxy-4-carboxy-5-ureidoimidazoline decarboxylase yields MPVESVVHLSGFPVPLDRAAFIEGFGPVFEHSPWVAEAAWERRPFASVQAVHRAMVEAVRASPRERQLLLLRAHPELWGREARERRMTPDSVAEQAGAGLYSLTPEQAVRIERMNAEHQQKFGFPFIIAALKNTREQILSEFERRLCLDAGAAFEAALQQVELITGLRIERMIPVQEERP; encoded by the coding sequence ATGCCTGTCGAGTCCGTCGTCCACCTGTCCGGGTTCCCGGTACCCCTCGATCGCGCCGCTTTCATCGAAGGGTTCGGCCCGGTGTTCGAACACTCGCCCTGGGTGGCGGAGGCAGCCTGGGAACGCCGTCCGTTCGCGAGCGTGCAGGCGGTGCACCGGGCAATGGTCGAGGCAGTGCGCGCGAGCCCCCGCGAGCGCCAACTGCTGCTCCTGCGCGCCCACCCGGAACTGTGGGGGAGGGAGGCGCGCGAGCGGCGGATGACCCCAGACTCCGTCGCCGAGCAGGCCGGCGCCGGCCTGTATTCGCTGACGCCGGAGCAGGCCGTCCGCATCGAACGGATGAATGCAGAGCACCAGCAGAAGTTCGGCTTTCCGTTCATCATCGCCGCATTGAAGAACACCCGCGAACAGATCCTGTCCGAGTTCGAGCGGCGCCTGTGCCTCGATGCAGGCGCAGCGTTCGAAGCGGCGCTGCAGCAGGTCGAGTTGATCACCGGGTTGCGCATCGAGCGCATGATCCCGGTGCAGGAGGAGCGTCCATGA
- a CDS encoding allantoate amidohydrolase: protein MNPAPAPHRQTSPSPGAARILERIEALARISEQADGLTRIYLSPQHAEANRLVGAWMHEAGLAVHVDAVGNLIGRREGDRSGLPCLMLGSHLDSVRNAGRYDGMLGVLTAIECVEALGSRPLPFAIEVVGFGDEEGVRFQATMLGSRAIAGTFDPTLLDLQDAAGVPLHAALSAFGLDPAAIGSAARRREDVLAYVEYHIEQGPVLEAEGLPVGVVTAINGQQRFRVQIDGMAGHSGTVPMRLRQDALAAAAECVLAAERIATGVPDAVATVGQLAPSPGATNVIAGRAVFSLDVRSPRDADRTAVAAAILAECRAIAARRRVTIDIVQTHELASCGCAGWLQAQLSAAIAADGHRVLALPSGAGHDAMAMVALTDVAMLFLRCRDGISHHPAESITAEDAATGARVLQTFIERFVPRR from the coding sequence ATGAATCCAGCCCCCGCCCCCCACCGGCAGACCTCGCCGTCCCCTGGCGCCGCGCGCATCCTGGAGCGGATCGAAGCACTCGCCCGTATCAGCGAGCAGGCCGACGGGTTGACGCGCATCTACCTGAGCCCGCAGCATGCGGAGGCGAACCGGCTGGTCGGCGCCTGGATGCACGAGGCCGGGCTCGCCGTGCATGTCGACGCCGTCGGCAACCTGATCGGCCGGCGCGAGGGCGATCGGTCCGGGCTGCCCTGCCTGATGCTCGGTTCCCACCTCGACAGCGTGCGCAACGCCGGCCGCTACGACGGCATGCTGGGCGTGCTCACCGCGATCGAATGCGTCGAGGCACTCGGCAGCCGGCCGCTCCCGTTCGCGATCGAGGTCGTCGGCTTCGGTGACGAAGAGGGCGTGCGCTTCCAGGCCACGATGCTGGGCAGCCGTGCGATCGCCGGCACCTTCGACCCAACGCTGCTCGATCTGCAGGATGCCGCTGGCGTGCCGCTGCACGCCGCCCTGAGCGCCTTCGGGCTCGACCCGGCGGCGATCGGCTCGGCAGCCCGCCGCCGCGAAGACGTGCTGGCGTATGTCGAATACCACATCGAACAGGGACCGGTCCTCGAGGCCGAAGGCCTGCCGGTGGGCGTGGTGACCGCGATCAACGGGCAGCAGCGCTTCCGCGTCCAGATCGACGGCATGGCCGGACACTCGGGCACGGTGCCGATGCGCCTGCGCCAGGATGCGCTGGCGGCAGCGGCCGAGTGCGTGCTGGCCGCCGAGCGCATCGCCACCGGTGTCCCGGATGCGGTGGCGACCGTGGGGCAGCTGGCACCCTCGCCCGGGGCCACCAACGTGATCGCGGGCCGCGCCGTGTTCTCGCTCGACGTGCGCTCGCCGCGCGATGCTGACCGCACCGCCGTCGCCGCCGCGATCCTCGCCGAATGCCGGGCCATCGCCGCCCGCCGCCGGGTGACCATCGACATCGTGCAGACCCATGAACTCGCAAGCTGCGGCTGCGCCGGGTGGCTGCAGGCGCAACTGTCGGCGGCGATCGCCGCCGACGGCCATCGGGTGCTGGCCCTGCCGAGCGGCGCTGGCCATGACGCGATGGCGATGGTCGCGCTCACCGACGTGGCGATGCTGTTCCTGCGTTGCCGCGACGGCATCAGCCATCACCCGGCGGAATCGATCACCGCCGAGGACGCCGCCACCGGGGCGCGCGTGCTGCAGACCTTCATCGAACGCTTCGTGCCGCGCCGCTGA
- the puuE gene encoding allantoinase PuuE: MPPHEPESYPRDLVGYGRMPPHADWPGGARIAVQFVLNYEEGAENCVLHGDRASETFLSEIINAQAFEMRHMSMESMYEYGSRVGAWRLLREFERRRMPLTVFGVSMALERHPELVAAMVEAGHEIACHGWRWISYQNVDEATERAHMKHAVEVIRRMTGSAPVGWYTGRDSPNTRRLVVEHGGFLYDADSYADELPYWVPVADGQHLVVPYTLDANDMRFASAQGFNAGDQFFNYLRDSFDVLYAEGEDRPRMLSIGLHCRLVGRPGRFRALQRFLDHIDAHDRVWVCRRADIARHWHDRHRAPG; encoded by the coding sequence ATGCCGCCCCACGAACCCGAGTCCTATCCGCGCGACCTCGTCGGCTACGGCCGCATGCCCCCGCACGCCGACTGGCCGGGCGGCGCGCGCATCGCCGTGCAGTTCGTCCTCAACTACGAAGAAGGCGCCGAGAATTGCGTGCTGCACGGCGACCGTGCGTCCGAGACCTTCCTGTCCGAGATCATCAACGCGCAGGCGTTCGAGATGCGGCACATGAGCATGGAGTCGATGTACGAGTACGGCTCGCGGGTCGGCGCCTGGCGGCTGCTGCGCGAGTTCGAGCGGCGCAGGATGCCGCTGACCGTGTTCGGTGTTTCGATGGCGCTCGAGCGCCACCCTGAACTGGTCGCCGCGATGGTCGAAGCCGGGCACGAGATCGCCTGCCACGGCTGGCGCTGGATCAGTTACCAGAACGTCGACGAGGCCACCGAACGCGCGCACATGAAGCATGCCGTCGAGGTGATCCGGCGGATGACCGGCAGTGCACCGGTTGGCTGGTACACCGGCCGCGACAGCCCGAATACCCGGCGGCTGGTCGTCGAGCACGGCGGCTTTCTCTATGACGCGGACTCGTATGCCGACGAGCTTCCCTACTGGGTGCCGGTGGCCGACGGCCAGCATCTGGTTGTCCCCTACACCCTCGATGCGAACGACATGCGGTTCGCATCGGCACAGGGCTTCAATGCCGGCGACCAGTTCTTCAATTACCTGCGCGACTCGTTCGACGTGCTCTATGCCGAAGGCGAGGATCGTCCGCGCATGCTGTCGATCGGCCTGCACTGCCGGCTGGTCGGCCGTCCCGGACGGTTCCGCGCCCTGCAACGCTTCCTGGACCACATCGATGCCCATGACCGTGTCTGGGTCTGCCGCCGGGCCGACATCGCCCGCCACTGGCACGACCGCCATCGGGCGCCGGGCTGA
- a CDS encoding hydantoinase B/oxoprolinase family protein yields MDTGWQFWIDRGGTFTDIVARRPDGRLVTHKLLSEDPERYPDAAIAGIRALLGTASGEPLPAGTIEAVKMGTTVATNALLERKGEPTCLFITRGFRDALRIGYQNRPRLFDRHIVLPELLYTAVREIDERLDARGNVVLPLDVESARMVLRDAFEQGYRACAIVLMHAWREPVHEREVARLARAAGFTQVSVSHEVSPLMKLVGRGDTTVVDAYLSPILRRYVDRVASELGSDTTGAPTAGRTPRLMFMQSSGGLTDASLFQGKDSILSGPAGGIVGAVRTAAAAGCDRIIGFDMGGTSTDVSHYAGEFERAFDTLVAGVRMRAPMMSIHTVAAGGGSILHFDGARLRVGPDSAGANPGPACYRRGGPATITDCNVLLGKVQPAFFPAVFGAKGDSPLDAEAVRSRFAELAAEVSRASGAERSPEAVAEGYVRIAVENMANAIKKISVQRGHDVTGYTLASFGGAGGQHACLVADALGMRRILIHPYAGVLSAYGMGLADITAMREATVEAVLAEALMPELERRFTLLAAQARAEVAGQGIAEAAINTRRSVHLRYAGTDTSLPVPAGSEVELRQRFDEAYRSRYSFLMPGRELVVESITVEAIGATGTTGTQATDPGAVAGAPPLADAGTPAPVAVVPMYSDGCWHDTPVVVRDALAEGARIDGPAIIAEANGTTVVEPGWTARTRAGGDLLLERVIERPARTAIGTSADPIMLEIFNNLFMAIAEQMGLTLANTACSVNIKERLDFSCALFDQHGQLIANAPHMPVHLGSMGESVKAVIERNAGRMRPGDVFMLNDPYHGGTHLPDITVITPVFDTTPASGEAASPRILFYVGSRGHHADIGGITPGSMPPDSTRVEEEGVLIDNFLLVAQGQLREAETRALLASGEYPSRNIDQNLGDLRAMIAANQKGVLELDRMVKQFGLDVVHAYMGHVQDNAEEAVRRVIDRLSDGSFCCEMDHGAQIRVALTIDRAARRAKIDFSGTSAQLANNFNAPSAVCVAAVLYVFRTLVDDDIPLNAGCLKPIDLVVPEGSMLRPRYPAAVVAGNVETSQCLTDTLYGALGVIGAAQGTMNNFTFGNADYQYYETVAGGSGAGSAGLGTDGIEQGFDGTDVVQTHMTNSRLTDPEVLEWRFPVRLDSFEIRHGSGGRGRWHGGDGAVRRMRFLQPMTAAILSGRRRVPPYGMAGGEPGQVGRNSVQRADGRIEELDGCDSTPMQPGDVFVIETPGGGGYGKPRA; encoded by the coding sequence ATGGACACAGGGTGGCAGTTCTGGATCGACCGCGGCGGCACGTTCACCGACATCGTGGCGCGTCGCCCCGACGGCCGGCTGGTCACGCACAAGCTGCTCTCCGAGGATCCCGAGCGCTACCCGGATGCGGCGATCGCCGGCATCCGCGCGCTGCTCGGCACGGCATCCGGCGAGCCGCTGCCGGCCGGGACGATCGAGGCGGTAAAGATGGGTACCACCGTGGCCACCAATGCGCTGCTCGAGCGCAAAGGCGAGCCCACCTGCCTGTTCATCACGCGCGGCTTCCGGGATGCGCTGCGTATCGGCTACCAGAACCGGCCGCGCCTGTTCGACCGCCATATCGTGCTGCCGGAGCTGCTGTACACCGCCGTGCGCGAGATCGACGAGCGGCTGGACGCGCGCGGCAACGTCGTGCTGCCGCTCGATGTCGAGTCGGCACGCATGGTGCTGCGCGACGCCTTCGAACAGGGTTACCGCGCCTGTGCGATCGTGCTGATGCACGCCTGGCGAGAACCGGTGCACGAGCGCGAGGTCGCGCGGCTCGCGCGCGCCGCCGGCTTCACGCAGGTGTCGGTGTCGCACGAGGTCAGCCCGCTGATGAAGCTCGTCGGCCGCGGCGACACCACCGTGGTCGACGCATACCTGTCGCCGATCCTGCGCCGGTATGTCGATCGTGTGGCGTCCGAACTGGGCAGTGACACCACCGGCGCCCCGACGGCAGGACGGACGCCGCGCCTGATGTTCATGCAGTCGAGCGGCGGGCTCACCGACGCCTCGCTGTTCCAGGGCAAGGACAGCATCCTGTCCGGGCCGGCGGGCGGCATCGTCGGCGCGGTGCGCACCGCAGCCGCCGCAGGCTGCGACCGCATCATCGGCTTCGACATGGGCGGCACCTCGACCGACGTGTCGCATTACGCGGGCGAGTTCGAGCGCGCATTCGACACGCTGGTGGCCGGCGTGCGCATGCGAGCGCCGATGATGAGCATCCATACGGTGGCCGCCGGCGGCGGCTCCATCCTGCACTTCGATGGCGCGCGGCTGCGCGTCGGGCCCGACTCGGCCGGCGCCAACCCCGGTCCTGCCTGCTACCGTCGCGGCGGGCCGGCGACCATCACCGACTGCAACGTGCTGCTCGGCAAGGTGCAGCCGGCCTTCTTCCCCGCCGTGTTCGGTGCCAAGGGCGACAGCCCGCTGGATGCCGAAGCCGTGCGCAGCCGCTTCGCCGAGCTCGCCGCCGAGGTGTCCCGCGCCAGCGGCGCCGAGCGTTCGCCCGAGGCGGTGGCGGAGGGCTACGTGCGGATCGCGGTCGAGAACATGGCCAACGCGATCAAGAAGATCTCGGTGCAGCGCGGCCACGACGTCACCGGATACACGCTGGCGAGCTTCGGCGGCGCCGGTGGCCAGCATGCCTGCCTGGTGGCCGATGCCCTGGGCATGCGGCGCATCCTGATCCATCCGTACGCAGGCGTGCTGTCGGCCTACGGCATGGGTCTCGCCGACATCACCGCGATGCGCGAGGCGACGGTGGAAGCCGTGCTGGCCGAGGCGCTGATGCCGGAACTGGAGCGCCGCTTCACCCTTCTGGCCGCGCAGGCACGGGCCGAGGTCGCCGGCCAGGGCATCGCCGAGGCCGCCATCAATACGCGCCGCAGCGTGCACCTGCGCTATGCCGGCACCGACACCTCGCTACCGGTGCCGGCCGGCAGCGAGGTCGAACTGCGCCAGCGCTTCGATGAAGCCTACCGCAGCCGCTACAGCTTCCTGATGCCCGGACGCGAACTGGTCGTGGAGTCGATCACCGTCGAGGCGATCGGCGCGACTGGTACGACTGGCACGCAGGCGACCGACCCTGGCGCCGTGGCAGGCGCGCCGCCGCTGGCAGACGCCGGTACGCCCGCGCCGGTCGCGGTGGTGCCGATGTACAGCGATGGCTGCTGGCACGACACGCCAGTGGTCGTGCGCGACGCACTGGCGGAAGGCGCACGCATCGACGGCCCGGCCATCATCGCCGAGGCCAACGGCACCACGGTGGTCGAGCCCGGCTGGACGGCGCGTACCCGTGCCGGCGGCGACCTGCTGCTCGAGCGCGTCATCGAGCGGCCCGCCCGCACCGCGATCGGTACCAGCGCCGACCCGATCATGCTGGAGATCTTCAACAACCTGTTCATGGCGATCGCCGAGCAGATGGGGCTGACGCTGGCCAATACCGCCTGCTCGGTGAACATCAAGGAGCGCCTCGATTTCTCCTGCGCGCTGTTCGACCAGCATGGCCAGCTGATCGCCAACGCGCCGCACATGCCGGTGCACCTGGGCTCGATGGGCGAAAGCGTGAAGGCCGTGATCGAACGCAACGCCGGCCGCATGCGCCCGGGCGACGTGTTCATGCTGAACGATCCGTACCACGGTGGCACCCACCTGCCGGACATCACGGTGATCACGCCGGTGTTCGACACCACGCCCGCCTCCGGCGAAGCAGCCTCGCCTCGCATCCTGTTCTACGTCGGCTCGCGCGGACACCATGCGGACATCGGCGGCATCACGCCTGGGTCGATGCCGCCCGACAGCACGCGCGTCGAGGAGGAAGGCGTGCTGATCGACAACTTCCTGCTGGTCGCGCAGGGTCAGCTGCGCGAGGCCGAGACGCGCGCGCTGCTCGCCTCCGGCGAGTATCCCTCGCGCAACATCGACCAGAACCTCGGCGACCTGCGCGCGATGATCGCCGCCAACCAGAAGGGCGTGCTGGAACTCGACCGGATGGTGAAGCAGTTCGGCCTGGACGTGGTGCACGCCTACATGGGGCATGTGCAGGACAACGCCGAGGAAGCGGTGCGGCGCGTGATCGACCGTCTGTCCGATGGCAGCTTCTGCTGCGAGATGGACCATGGTGCGCAGATCCGCGTCGCCCTGACGATCGATCGCGCCGCGCGCCGCGCGAAGATCGACTTCAGCGGCACGTCCGCGCAACTGGCCAACAACTTCAACGCGCCATCGGCGGTCTGCGTCGCCGCGGTCCTGTACGTGTTCCGCACGCTGGTCGACGACGACATCCCGCTGAACGCCGGCTGCCTGAAGCCGATCGACCTGGTGGTGCCGGAGGGCTCGATGCTGCGTCCGCGCTATCCGGCCGCAGTGGTCGCGGGCAACGTCGAGACCTCGCAGTGCCTGACCGATACGCTCTACGGCGCGCTCGGCGTGATCGGTGCCGCGCAGGGCACGATGAACAACTTCACCTTCGGCAATGCCGACTACCAGTACTACGAGACGGTGGCCGGTGGCTCCGGCGCGGGCTCCGCCGGCCTCGGCACCGACGGCATCGAGCAGGGTTTCGACGGCACGGACGTTGTGCAGACGCACATGACCAACTCGCGGCTGACCGATCCCGAGGTGCTGGAATGGCGCTTCCCGGTGCGCCTCGACAGCTTCGAGATCCGCCACGGCAGCGGTGGACGTGGCCGCTGGCACGGCGGCGACGGTGCCGTGCGCAGGATGCGCTTCCTGCAGCCGATGACCGCAGCGATCCTGTCCGGCCGGCGCCGCGTGCCACCCTACGGCATGGCGGGCGGTGAACCGGGTCAGGTCGGCCGCAACAGCGTCCAGCGCGCCGACGGGCGAATCGAGGAACTCGATGGCTGCGACTCGACGCCGATGCAGCCCGGCGACGTGTTCGTCATCGAGACGCCCGGCGGTGGCGGTTACGGCAAGCCGCGGGCCTGA
- a CDS encoding tripartite tricarboxylate transporter substrate binding protein: MKHAVVSPPAALPLAMLCAVGACLHATNASAQPRGPLPGGYPAKPIRMIVPYVPGGPTDILGRSVAQAIGEALGQTVVIDNRPGAAGNVGTVAAARSAPDGYTLNMVAISFAVAPSLDPKVGFDPLRDFAPISLVATVNNMLVVHPSLPVKTVKELIGLARARPGQMTYASGGNGGAQHLAGELFASLAGVKMLHIPYKGSAPGVSALLGGEVMLGFTDTLITLPLVKAGKLRALAVTGPARSPLVPDVPTMAEAGIANYAVNVWFGLLAPAGTPAEIVSRLGAEVGRHVRSAEMRERLTALGAEPVGNTPEQFAAFLKAEIARWAEVVRTARIRAD; encoded by the coding sequence ATGAAGCACGCCGTGGTGTCGCCACCCGCAGCCCTGCCGCTCGCAATGCTGTGCGCCGTCGGGGCCTGCCTGCATGCCACGAACGCGTCCGCCCAGCCGCGCGGCCCGCTGCCCGGTGGCTACCCAGCCAAACCGATCCGGATGATCGTGCCCTACGTGCCGGGCGGTCCGACCGACATCCTCGGGCGATCGGTCGCTCAGGCGATCGGCGAGGCCCTCGGCCAGACCGTGGTGATCGACAACCGTCCCGGTGCCGCCGGCAACGTCGGTACGGTCGCAGCCGCCCGCTCGGCACCGGACGGCTACACCCTGAACATGGTCGCGATTTCGTTCGCGGTCGCGCCCAGTCTGGACCCGAAGGTCGGCTTCGATCCCCTGCGCGACTTCGCGCCGATCTCGCTGGTCGCCACCGTGAACAACATGCTGGTGGTCCACCCGTCGCTGCCGGTGAAGACCGTGAAGGAACTCATCGGCCTGGCGCGCGCCCGTCCCGGGCAGATGACCTACGCCTCGGGTGGCAACGGCGGCGCGCAACACCTCGCCGGCGAACTGTTCGCGAGCCTCGCCGGGGTCAAGATGCTGCACATCCCGTACAAGGGCAGTGCGCCCGGGGTCAGCGCCCTGCTCGGCGGCGAGGTGATGCTCGGGTTCACCGACACGCTGATCACGCTGCCTCTGGTGAAGGCCGGCAAGCTGCGCGCGCTGGCGGTCACCGGCCCGGCCCGCTCGCCGCTGGTGCCCGACGTGCCGACCATGGCAGAGGCCGGCATCGCCAACTATGCGGTGAACGTGTGGTTCGGCCTGCTCGCGCCCGCAGGCACGCCGGCGGAGATCGTGTCGCGCCTGGGTGCCGAAGTCGGTCGTCATGTGCGCAGCGCCGAGATGCGCGAACGCCTGACCGCGCTCGGCGCGGAACCGGTGGGAAACACGCCGGAGCAGTTCGCGGCCTTCCTGAAGGCCGAGATCGCCCGCTGGGCAGAGGTCGTGCGCACCGCACGTATCCGTGCCGACTGA
- a CDS encoding carboxymuconolactone decarboxylase family protein, with translation MARVPLIREDDATLAPLIDHLKAERGGRLINLYKVLLNSPPLAGAWLDFNSAVRYRTSVPALFNELAILRVSVLNGADYQFKVHGPTHALKAGLTEAQVAAIADWTGCDLFSDAQRAVLAWADGITRDIEPDDAACEAMRRHFDDRQLVELTVLISAYNMHTRVARALRIDIEGAPAAAR, from the coding sequence ATGGCCCGCGTACCACTGATCCGCGAAGACGATGCCACGCTGGCACCGCTCATCGACCACCTCAAGGCCGAGCGCGGCGGTCGGCTGATCAACCTGTACAAGGTGCTGCTGAACAGCCCGCCACTTGCCGGCGCATGGCTCGACTTCAACAGCGCGGTGCGCTATCGCACGTCGGTCCCCGCCCTGTTCAACGAACTGGCGATCCTGCGCGTATCGGTGCTCAATGGCGCCGACTACCAGTTCAAGGTGCACGGGCCGACACATGCGCTCAAGGCCGGGCTGACCGAAGCGCAGGTGGCGGCGATCGCCGACTGGACCGGCTGCGACCTCTTTTCCGATGCCCAGCGCGCGGTGCTCGCCTGGGCCGACGGCATCACGCGCGACATCGAGCCGGACGACGCGGCCTGCGAGGCGATGCGGCGCCACTTCGACGATCGCCAGCTTGTCGAACTGACCGTGCTGATCAGCGCATACAACATGCACACCCGCGTCGCGCGCGCATTGCGCATCGACATCGAAGGCGCTCCGGCCGCCGCGCGCTGA
- a CDS encoding YciI family protein: MLYIIYQEDGPDSLAIRARVKEQHFAYLEQHKDKLVLGGATLGEDGTTRLGSVLILNVPSLADAEAFSMNEPFRKAGLFRSVKITRMRRGQWHPENAPASAEGN, encoded by the coding sequence ATGCTCTACATCATCTACCAGGAAGATGGCCCCGACAGCCTGGCGATCCGCGCCCGCGTGAAGGAACAGCACTTCGCCTACCTCGAGCAGCACAAGGACAAACTGGTGCTCGGCGGCGCGACGCTGGGCGAGGACGGCACAACCCGGCTGGGCAGCGTGCTGATCCTGAACGTGCCCTCGCTCGCCGACGCCGAGGCGTTCTCGATGAACGAACCGTTCCGCAAGGCCGGACTGTTCAGGTCGGTGAAGATCACGCGGATGCGACGCGGGCAGTGGCATCCGGAGAACGCGCCGGCCAGCGCCGAAGGAAACTGA
- a CDS encoding tripartite tricarboxylate transporter substrate binding protein, translated as MKPLRVVVPFPPGSAADAATRVITVRLSEFFGQQMIIDNRSGASGNIGADIVARAAPDGYTTLVGTTSTHAVAVSLNEKLSYDPIKDFAPVTLLGSSPYIVLVHPSVPVTSMKELVAHAKARPGQVSYASAGNASLAHLGTELFSSMAGVKMNHVPYKSSALSVLDLVAGRIDLLFGTPAPVLPHLRAGKLRALASTSAKRASFVPDLPTVAESGFPGYELNLWFGLFAPAATPTAVLDRLNAGTLKVLAMPDTREALALQGLEPAPTTPAEFAAMLRREIERWRKASALMYRGH; from the coding sequence GTGAAGCCGCTGCGGGTGGTAGTGCCGTTCCCGCCCGGCAGCGCGGCCGATGCGGCAACGCGCGTGATCACCGTCCGGTTGTCCGAGTTCTTCGGCCAGCAGATGATCATCGACAACCGCTCCGGTGCCAGCGGCAACATCGGCGCGGACATCGTCGCGCGCGCGGCCCCGGACGGGTACACGACGCTGGTCGGTACCACCAGCACGCATGCGGTGGCGGTGAGCCTCAATGAGAAACTGAGCTACGACCCGATCAAGGACTTCGCTCCGGTGACGCTGCTCGGCAGCTCTCCCTACATCGTGCTGGTGCATCCTTCGGTGCCCGTCACCTCGATGAAGGAGCTGGTCGCCCATGCGAAGGCCCGGCCGGGTCAGGTCAGCTACGCGTCTGCCGGCAATGCGAGCCTCGCCCACCTGGGTACCGAGCTGTTCTCCTCGATGGCAGGCGTGAAGATGAACCATGTGCCATACAAGAGTTCGGCGCTGTCGGTGCTCGACCTGGTTGCCGGCCGCATCGACCTGCTGTTCGGCACGCCGGCGCCGGTGCTGCCGCACCTGCGCGCAGGCAAGCTGCGTGCGCTGGCCTCGACGTCGGCGAAGCGGGCGTCCTTCGTGCCCGACCTGCCGACCGTCGCCGAGTCCGGCTTCCCCGGCTATGAACTCAACCTCTGGTTCGGACTGTTCGCGCCCGCGGCGACCCCGACGGCGGTGCTCGACCGACTCAACGCCGGCACGCTGAAAGTGCTTGCAATGCCCGACACGCGCGAGGCGCTGGCCCTGCAGGGCCTGGAGCCTGCCCCGACCACGCCCGCCGAATTCGCGGCCATGCTGCGCCGGGAGATCGAGCGCTGGCGCAAGGCTTCAGCGCTGATGTACCGAGGACACTGA